In Arcobacter sp. CECT 8983, a single window of DNA contains:
- a CDS encoding phosphoadenylyl-sulfate reductase produces the protein MDINNLNQKFQNSNAQEIIEYFIKEYGQDAALSSSLGAEDQVLTDMILKVTKDANIFTLDTGRLHPETYDVMDATNLKYGVKLNVFFPLNEKVEELYQKQGINGHFESIENRKNCCNIRKMEPLKRALKPLKVWITGLRAAQSVTRTDMPVVEYDENFEVIKVNPLINWSEEDVWDYIKQNSVPYNKLHDQGYPSIGCAPCTRPVKAGEDIRAGRWWWENPEHKECGLHAK, from the coding sequence ATGGATATCAATAATTTAAACCAAAAATTTCAAAACTCAAATGCACAAGAGATAATAGAATACTTCATAAAGGAGTATGGGCAAGATGCTGCTTTATCAAGTAGCTTAGGTGCAGAAGACCAAGTCTTAACAGACATGATTCTAAAAGTAACTAAAGATGCAAATATCTTTACATTAGATACAGGAAGATTACATCCTGAAACCTATGATGTAATGGATGCAACAAACCTAAAATATGGTGTTAAGTTAAATGTTTTCTTTCCTTTAAATGAAAAAGTTGAAGAACTTTATCAAAAACAAGGTATTAATGGACATTTTGAAAGTATTGAAAATAGAAAGAACTGCTGCAATATTAGAAAAATGGAACCTCTTAAACGTGCATTAAAACCTTTAAAAGTTTGGATTACTGGTCTTAGAGCAGCACAAAGTGTTACAAGAACTGATATGCCAGTTGTTGAATATGACGAAAACTTTGAAGTAATCAAAGTTAATCCTCTTATCAACTGGAGTGAAGAGGATGTATGGGATTATATTAAACAAAATAGTGTTCCATATAATAAACTTCATGACCAAGGCTATCCAAGTATTGGATGTGCACCCTGTACTAGGCCAGTTAAAGCTGGCGAAGATATTAGAGCTGGAAGATGGTGGTGGGAGAATCCTGAACATAAAGAGTGCGGATTACACGCAAAGTAG
- the cysD gene encoding sulfate adenylyltransferase subunit CysD: protein MSEIKISNERLTHLKQLEAESMHIMREVIAEFSNPAMLYSVGKDSSVMLHILQKAFYPAPPPLPLVHVDTKWKFKEMIEFRDRRAKEVGMELIVYSNPKGIEMNISPFEHGSALHTDIMKTQGLKQMLDMQKFDAVFGGARRDEEKSRAKERIYSFRDENHRWDPKNQRPELWNIYNGRHTKGESIRVFPLSNWTELDIWQYIYLENIDIPDLYFSKEREVVEYMGTKIMVDDERMPEDLRKTAKKEKVRFRTLGCYPLTGAVNSEATTLPEIIQEMLVCTTSERQGRLIDSDGDASMEKKKQEGYF from the coding sequence ATGAGTGAAATAAAGATAAGTAATGAAAGACTTACACATTTAAAACAATTAGAAGCAGAATCAATGCATATTATGAGAGAAGTAATAGCTGAATTTTCAAATCCAGCAATGCTTTATTCTGTAGGAAAAGACTCTTCTGTAATGCTACATATTTTACAAAAGGCTTTTTACCCTGCACCTCCACCACTTCCTTTAGTACATGTTGATACTAAATGGAAATTTAAAGAGATGATTGAGTTTAGAGATAGAAGAGCAAAAGAAGTTGGAATGGAATTAATCGTTTACTCTAATCCAAAAGGAATTGAGATGAACATTTCTCCTTTTGAACATGGTTCTGCTTTACATACAGATATCATGAAAACTCAAGGTCTAAAACAAATGCTAGATATGCAAAAGTTTGATGCAGTATTTGGTGGAGCAAGAAGAGATGAAGAGAAGTCAAGAGCTAAAGAGAGAATTTACTCATTTAGAGATGAAAACCATAGATGGGATCCAAAAAACCAAAGACCAGAGTTATGGAATATCTATAATGGAAGACACACAAAAGGTGAATCTATTAGAGTATTCCCATTATCAAACTGGACTGAGCTTGATATTTGGCAATATATCTATTTAGAAAATATTGATATTCCTGATTTATACTTCTCAAAAGAAAGAGAAGTAGTTGAATACATGGGTACAAAAATCATGGTAGATGATGAAAGAATGCCAGAAGATTTAAGAAAAACTGCTAAAAAAGAAAAAGTAAGATTTAGAACACTTGGATGTTATCCTCTAACAGGGGCAGTAAACTCTGAAGCAACAACTTTACCTGAAATTATTCAGGAAATGTTAGTTTGTACAACAAGTGAAAGACAAGGTAGATTAATTGATAGTGATGGTGACGCATCAATGGAGAAGAAAAAACAAGAGGGGTATTTTTAA